A single Cupriavidus sp. D39 DNA region contains:
- the panB gene encoding 3-methyl-2-oxobutanoate hydroxymethyltransferase, with protein sequence MSYLLDPSRKTVTIPKLQAMRAAGEKIAMLTAYDSSFAALLDYCGVEVLLVGDSLGNVMQGQQTTLPVTLEQVVYHTECVARGNQSALLVADLPFGTYPTPEATFASAVALMQAGAHMVKLEGGDWLAPTVKFLVERSIPVCAHIGLTPQSVHALGGFKVQGKTDESAAQLKRDALALQAAGAQLIVMEAVPAAVAGVVTGLLTIPTIGIGAGADCSGQVLVLQDMINVYPGRKAKFVRNFMEGAGSIEAAVRAYVAAVKDGSFPAVEHTFSA encoded by the coding sequence ATGAGCTACCTCCTCGACCCCTCCCGCAAGACCGTCACCATCCCCAAGCTGCAAGCGATGCGCGCCGCCGGCGAAAAGATCGCCATGCTGACCGCCTATGACTCCAGCTTCGCCGCGCTGCTCGACTACTGCGGGGTCGAAGTCCTGCTGGTCGGCGACTCCCTTGGCAATGTCATGCAAGGCCAGCAGACCACGTTGCCCGTGACGCTCGAGCAGGTCGTCTATCACACCGAATGCGTGGCGCGCGGCAACCAGAGCGCGCTGCTGGTGGCGGACCTGCCGTTCGGCACCTATCCCACCCCGGAAGCCACCTTCGCCAGCGCCGTGGCGCTGATGCAGGCCGGCGCGCACATGGTCAAGCTGGAGGGCGGCGACTGGCTCGCGCCCACCGTCAAGTTCCTGGTCGAGCGCAGCATCCCGGTGTGCGCCCACATTGGCCTGACGCCGCAGTCGGTGCACGCGCTGGGCGGCTTCAAGGTGCAAGGCAAGACCGACGAAAGCGCGGCGCAGCTCAAGCGCGACGCGCTCGCGCTGCAAGCCGCGGGCGCCCAGCTGATCGTGATGGAAGCGGTGCCGGCTGCGGTGGCCGGCGTGGTCACCGGCCTGCTGACCATCCCGACCATCGGCATCGGCGCCGGCGCGGATTGCTCCGGCCAGGTGCTGGTGTTGCAGGACATGATCAACGTCTACCCGGGCCGCAAGGCCAAGTTCGTGCGCAACTTCATGGAAGGCGCCGGTTCGATCGAGGCTGCCGTGCGCGCCTACGTGGCGGCCGTGAAGGACGGCAGCTTCCCGGCCGTCGAGCACACCTTCTCGGCCTGA
- the pcnB gene encoding polynucleotide adenylyltransferase PcnB, producing the protein MIKKLINRLLGKPGTQQRPVKRRGQRAHAPNIVAHAEHQIDQLLISRNAIKVTSTLQQAGYEAFIVGGAVRDLLLGIKPKDFDVATNATPDQVQALFRRSRIIGRRFQIVHVTFYGGREQEIIEVSTFRALVDAVASETLPEGRRLKRSELDSKTHAIDASGRVLRDNVWGSQAEDAERRDFTINAMYYDPAQQLVYDYHQGMEDIRARTLRMIGDPVTRYREDPIRMLRVVRFAAKTGFTIDEDTRQPIADLASLIHNVPSARLFDEMLKLLMSGHAWASLQELRKAGLHRGLLPLLDVALEQPMGQRFVQLALDNTDQRVQVGKPVSPGFLFAALLWHHVLQRWTTLREEGEHAIAALNIAMDDVLERQTGQLAIQRRFVTDMRDIWGMQPRFEKRVGRMPFRLIESPRFRAGFDFLYLRCESGEQPAELAKWWQDFQDADSHGREDLIEAVRPVRGGGKQGGGSGGAGHAEGFEPAGDGDSGESGDGGGPARKKRRRRSPRKSDKVSPRSDMDASQESGSTADRKTGKVRVQPEES; encoded by the coding sequence GTGATCAAAAAGCTAATCAACCGGCTGCTAGGCAAGCCGGGCACCCAGCAGCGCCCCGTCAAACGCCGCGGCCAGCGCGCCCATGCGCCGAACATCGTTGCGCATGCCGAGCACCAGATCGACCAGTTGCTGATCTCGCGCAACGCCATCAAGGTTACTTCGACGCTCCAGCAGGCAGGCTACGAGGCGTTTATCGTCGGCGGCGCGGTGCGCGACCTGTTGCTGGGCATCAAGCCCAAGGACTTCGACGTCGCGACCAACGCCACGCCTGACCAGGTGCAGGCGCTGTTCCGCCGCTCGCGCATCATCGGCCGGCGCTTCCAGATCGTGCACGTGACGTTCTATGGCGGGCGCGAGCAGGAGATCATCGAAGTCTCCACCTTCCGCGCGCTGGTCGACGCGGTCGCCAGCGAGACCTTGCCCGAAGGGCGGCGCCTCAAGCGCTCGGAACTCGACAGCAAGACCCACGCCATCGACGCCTCCGGCCGCGTGCTGCGCGACAATGTCTGGGGCTCGCAGGCCGAAGACGCGGAACGCCGCGACTTCACCATCAACGCGATGTACTACGACCCGGCCCAGCAGTTGGTGTACGACTACCACCAGGGCATGGAAGACATCCGCGCGCGCACGCTGCGCATGATCGGCGACCCGGTCACGCGCTACCGCGAAGATCCCATCCGCATGCTGCGCGTGGTGCGCTTCGCCGCCAAGACCGGATTCACGATCGACGAGGACACCCGCCAGCCGATCGCCGACCTCGCCTCGCTGATCCACAACGTGCCCAGCGCGCGCCTGTTCGACGAGATGCTCAAGCTGCTGATGTCGGGCCATGCCTGGGCGTCGCTGCAGGAACTGCGCAAGGCCGGCCTGCACCGCGGCCTGCTGCCTCTGCTGGATGTCGCGCTGGAGCAGCCGATGGGCCAGCGCTTCGTGCAACTGGCGCTGGACAACACCGACCAGCGCGTGCAGGTTGGCAAGCCGGTCTCGCCGGGCTTCCTGTTTGCCGCGCTGCTGTGGCACCACGTGCTGCAGCGCTGGACCACGCTGCGCGAGGAAGGCGAGCATGCCATCGCCGCGCTCAACATCGCCATGGACGACGTGCTGGAACGCCAGACCGGCCAGCTCGCCATCCAGCGCCGCTTTGTCACCGACATGCGGGATATCTGGGGCATGCAGCCGCGCTTCGAGAAGCGCGTGGGCCGCATGCCGTTCCGCCTGATCGAGTCGCCGCGCTTTCGCGCCGGCTTCGACTTCCTCTACCTGCGCTGCGAATCCGGCGAGCAGCCGGCCGAGCTGGCGAAATGGTGGCAAGACTTCCAGGACGCCGATAGCCACGGCCGCGAAGACCTGATCGAGGCCGTGCGCCCGGTGCGCGGCGGCGGCAAGCAGGGCGGCGGCAGTGGCGGCGCGGGCCATGCCGAAGGCTTTGAGCCCGCCGGAGATGGCGACAGCGGCGAAAGTGGCGACGGCGGCGGCCCCGCACGCAAGAAGCGCCGTCGGCGCAGTCCGCGGAAATCGGATAAAGTTTCTCCGCGGAGTGATATGGACGCGAGCCAGGAATCCGGCTCCACTGCAGACCGGAAAACCGGCAAGGTACGCGTCCAGCCGGAGGAATCGTAA
- a CDS encoding ABC transporter permease — protein sequence MEIGAATVAAFALLASGDGAIWFIVWTSLVVAALGLAIATVPAIGAAYLIATHDFPGRRVVVVMAQAFLSFPTVLVGLVLYLLFTRHGPLGDFSLLFSRSGMVLGQAVIGFPVVLAFALSTLQGADARLRETAWVLGAGRWRTLFTVLRELRFGLMAALVAGFGRVVAEVGSALMIGGNIEGATRTITTAIALETSKGEFAQGIALGIVLVALAVLVNVMLAWLQGAGGFRR from the coding sequence ATGGAGATCGGTGCCGCCACCGTCGCAGCCTTTGCGCTTCTGGCCAGCGGTGACGGCGCCATCTGGTTCATCGTCTGGACCTCGCTGGTGGTGGCCGCGCTCGGGCTGGCGATTGCCACCGTGCCGGCCATCGGCGCGGCCTACCTGATCGCCACCCACGATTTTCCCGGACGGCGCGTGGTGGTGGTGATGGCGCAGGCCTTCCTTTCCTTCCCGACCGTGCTGGTCGGGCTGGTCCTCTACCTGCTGTTCACCCGCCACGGCCCGCTGGGCGATTTCTCATTGCTGTTTTCCCGCAGCGGCATGGTGCTCGGGCAGGCGGTGATCGGCTTCCCGGTGGTGCTGGCATTTGCCCTGTCCACCTTGCAGGGCGCGGATGCGCGCCTGCGTGAAACCGCCTGGGTACTGGGCGCCGGACGCTGGCGGACTTTGTTCACCGTCCTGCGCGAGCTGCGCTTTGGCCTGATGGCGGCGCTGGTGGCGGGCTTTGGGCGGGTCGTTGCCGAGGTAGGCTCGGCGTTGATGATCGGCGGCAACATCGAAGGCGCCACCCGGACCATTACCACCGCCATCGCGCTGGAAACCAGCAAGGGCGAATTCGCCCAGGGCATCGCGCTGGGCATCGTGCTGGTGGCACTGGCCGTACTGGTAAATGTGATGCTGGCGTGGCTGCAAGGCGCGGGAGGATTCCGACGATGA
- a CDS encoding cob(I)yrinic acid a,c-diamide adenosyltransferase, with translation MGHRLSKIVTRTGDAGTTGLGDGSRTSKDSLRIAAIGDVDELNSNLGVLLTETLPDDVRSALLHIQHDLFDLGGELSIPGYVLVKPEQVLQLDEWLNRYNANLPRLAEFILPGGSRAAAVAHVCRTVCRRAERALVALGAQEALNEAPRQYLNRLSDLLFVLARVLNWAGGGSDVLWQRGR, from the coding sequence ATGGGCCATCGCCTCTCCAAGATCGTCACCCGCACCGGAGATGCCGGCACCACCGGGCTTGGCGACGGCAGCCGCACCAGCAAGGACAGCCTGCGCATCGCCGCCATCGGCGATGTGGACGAGCTCAACTCGAACCTTGGCGTGCTGCTCACCGAGACGCTGCCCGACGACGTCCGCTCGGCCTTGCTGCACATCCAGCACGACCTGTTCGACCTTGGCGGCGAGCTCTCGATCCCGGGTTACGTGCTGGTCAAGCCCGAGCAGGTGCTGCAGCTCGACGAATGGCTGAATCGCTACAATGCCAACCTGCCGCGCTTGGCCGAATTCATCCTGCCAGGCGGCAGCCGGGCTGCGGCGGTGGCGCATGTGTGCCGCACGGTGTGCCGGCGCGCCGAGCGCGCGCTGGTGGCGCTGGGCGCGCAGGAAGCCCTGAACGAGGCGCCGCGCCAGTACCTGAACCGCTTGTCCGACCTGTTGTTCGTGCTGGCGCGCGTGCTCAACTGGGCCGGCGGGGGCAGCGATGTCCTGTGGCAGCGAGGCCGCTAG
- a CDS encoding energy-coupling factor ABC transporter ATP-binding protein: MSTLPARRTPDGQALPPSQLPPLLTVRGLRRQVGARRLFDIAELAFPRAAAVVLTGVNGAGKSTLLRMVAGLERAPGATVAWTGADGTPCNAALDPLPGALRQRIAYLHQHPYLFRTSVRENIAYGLKARGMPDDEVRRRVGAALGWAGITHVQDTAPERLSGGEVQRVALARAKVLEPDLLLLDEPTSSLDGYAREQVIGLVQDLASEGRSVVMVCHDRELINLPGVVRWKLGDGRLDTRHP; encoded by the coding sequence ATGAGCACGCTGCCCGCGCGCCGCACGCCTGACGGGCAGGCGTTGCCGCCTTCACAGCTGCCGCCGCTGCTGACGGTGCGCGGCCTGCGGCGCCAGGTGGGCGCGCGCCGCCTGTTCGATATTGCCGAGCTCGCCTTTCCGCGCGCCGCCGCCGTGGTGCTGACCGGCGTCAATGGCGCTGGCAAGAGCACGCTGCTGCGCATGGTGGCAGGGCTGGAGCGCGCGCCCGGCGCTACGGTGGCCTGGACCGGCGCGGACGGCACGCCGTGCAACGCCGCCCTCGATCCGCTGCCGGGCGCGCTGCGCCAGCGCATCGCCTACCTGCACCAGCACCCCTACCTGTTCCGCACCTCGGTACGCGAGAACATCGCCTATGGCCTGAAGGCGCGCGGCATGCCTGACGACGAAGTCAGGCGGCGCGTGGGCGCCGCGCTGGGCTGGGCCGGCATCACGCACGTGCAGGACACCGCCCCCGAACGCCTGTCCGGCGGCGAGGTGCAGCGCGTGGCACTGGCCCGCGCCAAGGTGCTGGAGCCCGATTTGCTGCTGCTGGACGAACCCACCTCCAGCCTGGACGGCTACGCGCGCGAACAGGTGATCGGCCTGGTGCAGGACCTGGCCTCCGAGGGCCGCAGCGTGGTGATGGTCTGCCACGACCGCGAGCTGATCAACCTGCCGGGCGTGGTGCGCTGGAAGCTCGGCGACGGGCGGCTGGATACGCGCCACCCCTGA
- the hda gene encoding DnaA regulatory inactivator Hda: MFPRPKQLSLELGSPPPSTFENFFVAVNREPVQRLRDLATAVAQERAADRLIYLWGEVGSGRTHLLHAVCDSGYQAGIRCRYLSPHHALSDFIFDPSCQLYTVDDVELLDEARQIAVFSLYNEVRAHVRTAIVVAGSLAPLAMPVREDLRTRLGWGLVYQLAPLSDEDKMAALVQAARERGLQLSPEIPHWLVTRKYRDMPSLMALLDALDTYSLERKRAVTLPLLREMFAELRE; the protein is encoded by the coding sequence ATGTTTCCGCGCCCCAAGCAGCTTTCGCTTGAACTTGGCAGTCCGCCGCCCTCGACCTTCGAGAATTTTTTCGTTGCCGTCAACCGCGAGCCGGTGCAGCGCCTGCGCGACCTGGCCACGGCGGTGGCGCAGGAGCGGGCCGCCGACCGCCTGATCTACCTGTGGGGCGAGGTTGGCTCGGGCCGTACCCACCTGCTGCATGCGGTCTGCGACAGCGGCTACCAGGCTGGCATCCGCTGCCGGTACCTGAGCCCGCATCACGCCTTGTCGGATTTCATCTTCGACCCGAGCTGCCAGCTCTACACCGTGGACGATGTGGAACTGCTCGACGAAGCGCGCCAGATCGCCGTGTTCTCGCTGTACAACGAGGTCCGGGCCCACGTGCGGACCGCCATCGTGGTGGCCGGCAGCCTGGCGCCGCTGGCCATGCCGGTGCGCGAGGACCTGCGTACGCGGCTGGGCTGGGGCCTGGTCTACCAGTTGGCGCCCCTGTCGGACGAGGACAAGATGGCGGCGCTGGTGCAGGCCGCGCGTGAGCGCGGGCTGCAGCTTTCGCCGGAAATCCCGCACTGGCTGGTTACGCGCAAGTACCGCGACATGCCCAGCCTGATGGCGCTGCTGGACGCGCTCGACACCTATTCGCTGGAGCGCAAGCGTGCCGTCACGCTGCCCCTGCTGCGGGAAATGTTTGCCGAGTTGCGCGAGTGA
- a CDS encoding deoxynucleoside kinase — protein MLEHLRRIVVEGPIGAGKTALAQRLAQTLRTGELLDAARENPFLERYYREPARYALPLQLSLMNQRAQQLKAWQAALLAGQRMVGDFLYTRDRLYAGLTLPEEELALYDALAARLPAQGQRVDLVIVLQASPALLRERIARRNAPGESSIDDAYLERLSDAYGELFHRYDEAPVMIVDTAHFSPVDNDADFRTLLSRIENMRGRKAFLNLAAP, from the coding sequence ATGCTCGAACACCTGCGCCGCATCGTGGTGGAAGGCCCCATCGGAGCCGGCAAGACCGCGCTCGCGCAACGCCTGGCGCAAACCCTGCGCACCGGCGAATTGCTCGATGCGGCACGTGAAAATCCCTTCCTGGAACGCTACTACCGAGAGCCCGCGCGCTATGCGCTGCCGCTGCAGCTATCCCTGATGAACCAGCGCGCGCAGCAACTCAAGGCCTGGCAGGCGGCACTGCTGGCAGGCCAGCGCATGGTGGGCGATTTCCTGTACACCAGGGACCGCCTCTACGCCGGGCTGACGCTGCCCGAAGAGGAACTGGCGCTGTACGACGCCCTCGCCGCGCGCCTGCCGGCCCAAGGCCAGCGCGTGGATCTCGTGATCGTGCTGCAGGCCTCGCCCGCCTTGCTGCGCGAGCGCATCGCCCGGCGCAACGCGCCAGGCGAGTCCAGCATCGACGATGCCTACCTGGAGCGGCTGTCGGATGCCTATGGCGAGCTGTTCCATCGCTACGACGAGGCGCCGGTCATGATCGTCGACACCGCACACTTCAGTCCGGTAGACAACGACGCCGATTTCCGTACACTACTGTCGCGCATCGAAAACATGCGTGGCCGCAAGGCCTTTCTCAATCTCGCTGCGCCCTGA
- the dnaK gene encoding molecular chaperone DnaK has protein sequence MAVPADSGAQEERIMGKIIGIDLGTTNSCVAIMEGNTPKVIENAEGTRTTPSIIAYMEDGEILVGAPAKRQAVTNPRNTLYAVKRLIGRKFEEKEVQKDIGLMPYTIVKADNGDAWVSVRDQKLAPPQVSAEVLRKMKKTAEDYLGEPVTEAVITVPAYFNDSQRQATKDAGRIAGLDVKRIINEPTAAALAFGLDKNEKGDRKIAVYDLGGGTFDISIIEIADVDGEKQFEVLSTNGDTFLGGEDFDQRIIDYIIAEFKKDQGVDLSKDVLALQRLKEAAEKAKIELSSSQQTEINLPYITADASGPKHLNLKMTRAKLESLVEELILRTIEPCRIAIKDAGVKVSEIDDVILVGGMTRMPKVQEQVKEFFGKEARKDVNPDEAVAVGAAIQGSVLSGDRKDLLLLDVTPLSLGIETLGGVMTKMITKNTTIPTKHAQVFSTADDNQPAVTIKVFQGEREMATGNKLLGEFNLEGIAPAARGTPQIEVSFDIDANGILHVGAKDKATGKENRITIKANSGLSEDEIQRMVKDAEANAEEDKKARELADARNQADALIHSTKKAVTEYGDKLEAGEKEKIEAAIKELEDAARGGDKAEIDAKVSALSEASQKLGERVYADMQAQAGEAGAAGAAGAAGAGAAGAGHQQHAHPQDDNVVDAEFKEVNDKK, from the coding sequence ATTGCAGTCCCCGCGGATAGCGGGGCTCAAGAGGAGAGAATAATGGGTAAGATCATCGGTATCGACCTCGGTACCACCAATAGCTGCGTCGCGATCATGGAAGGCAATACGCCCAAGGTGATCGAAAATGCCGAAGGCACGCGTACCACCCCTTCGATCATCGCCTACATGGAAGACGGCGAGATCCTGGTGGGCGCGCCTGCCAAGCGCCAGGCGGTGACCAATCCGCGCAACACCCTGTATGCGGTGAAGCGCCTGATCGGCCGCAAGTTCGAAGAAAAGGAAGTGCAGAAGGACATCGGCCTGATGCCGTACACCATCGTCAAGGCCGACAACGGCGACGCATGGGTGTCCGTGCGCGACCAGAAGCTGGCACCGCCGCAGGTGTCCGCCGAAGTGCTGCGCAAGATGAAGAAGACCGCCGAAGACTACCTCGGCGAGCCGGTGACCGAAGCCGTGATCACCGTGCCGGCTTACTTCAACGACTCGCAGCGCCAGGCCACCAAGGACGCTGGCCGCATCGCAGGCCTGGACGTCAAGCGCATCATCAACGAGCCGACCGCGGCCGCGCTGGCCTTTGGCCTGGACAAGAACGAGAAGGGCGACCGCAAGATCGCCGTGTATGACCTGGGTGGCGGCACGTTCGACATCTCGATCATCGAGATCGCCGACGTTGATGGCGAGAAGCAGTTCGAAGTGCTGTCGACCAATGGCGACACCTTCCTGGGCGGCGAAGACTTCGACCAGCGCATCATCGACTACATCATCGCCGAGTTCAAGAAGGACCAGGGCGTTGACCTGTCCAAGGACGTGCTCGCGCTGCAGCGCCTGAAGGAAGCTGCTGAAAAGGCCAAGATCGAACTGTCGAGCTCGCAGCAGACCGAAATCAACCTGCCGTACATCACGGCGGATGCCTCGGGTCCGAAGCACTTGAACCTGAAGATGACCCGCGCCAAGCTGGAATCGCTGGTCGAGGAACTGATCCTGCGCACCATCGAGCCCTGCCGCATCGCCATCAAGGATGCCGGCGTCAAGGTCAGCGAAATCGACGACGTGATCCTGGTCGGCGGCATGACCCGCATGCCCAAGGTGCAGGAACAGGTCAAGGAATTCTTTGGCAAGGAAGCACGCAAGGATGTGAACCCGGACGAAGCCGTCGCCGTTGGCGCCGCGATCCAGGGCTCGGTGCTGTCGGGCGACCGCAAGGACCTGCTGCTGCTGGACGTGACGCCGCTGTCGCTGGGTATCGAAACCCTGGGTGGCGTGATGACCAAGATGATCACCAAGAACACCACCATCCCGACCAAGCATGCGCAGGTGTTCTCGACCGCCGACGACAACCAGCCGGCCGTGACCATCAAGGTGTTCCAGGGCGAGCGTGAAATGGCCACCGGCAACAAGCTGCTGGGCGAGTTCAACCTCGAAGGCATCGCGCCGGCCGCACGCGGCACGCCGCAGATCGAAGTCTCGTTCGACATCGACGCCAACGGCATCCTGCACGTGGGCGCCAAGGACAAGGCGACCGGCAAGGAAAACCGTATCACCATCAAGGCGAACTCGGGCCTGTCGGAAGACGAGATCCAGCGCATGGTGAAGGACGCCGAGGCCAACGCCGAGGAAGACAAGAAGGCCCGTGAGTTGGCGGATGCCCGCAACCAGGCCGACGCGCTGATCCACTCGACCAAGAAGGCTGTCACCGAATACGGCGACAAGCTGGAAGCGGGCGAGAAGGAAAAGATCGAAGCCGCGATCAAGGAACTGGAAGACGCCGCACGCGGCGGCGACAAGGCCGAGATCGATGCCAAGGTCAGCGCATTGTCCGAAGCCAGCCAGAAGCTGGGCGAGCGTGTCTATGCCGACATGCAAGCCCAGGCAGGCGAAGCGGGTGCGGCGGGTGCCGCGGGCGCAGCCGGTGCCGGTGCTGCCGGCGCGGGCCATCAGCAGCATGCCCATCCGCAGGACGACAACGTCGTGGACGCTGAATTCAAGGAAGTCAACGACAAGAAGTAA
- the pabB gene encoding aminodeoxychorismate synthase component I: protein MAVSLTRSSSSSIPQAPVSGPASVAQPFVLLDDATAVSGEASSRLYTGFAREDVLPDASALGSLDALLAEGWRQGWHATLFAPYEFGGPLVGVPVHVDQALPLHDGALRLLWFREMHRLDKAQVAQWLAQSSDEPAGLMDVLADTPEPAFHAAIARIHQWIEAGDTYQVNFTQRLRFAEFGDPLALYSALRAAQPVPYGALVRLPGDGWVLSLSPELFVRHDGQGQLLTRPMKGTAPRTGDDARDAEAALALAADAKNRAENVMIVDLLRNDLGRIAVPGTVAVPDRFVVQPFGPVLQMTSTVTAKARAGTSLADLLRALFPCGSITGAPKRRTMEIIGELERAPRGLYTGSLGWIDAPGAGQAQAWPGAFSLSVAIRTLVLGVQGADGLRAGEMGVGGGIVHDSDAAGEFAECGWKARFLTAHDPGFTLFETMRVQDGQCQRLDQHLARLAASAACFGFGFERARALAAVHAAVAALGAGTWRLRLALDKAGSFTVAHGLLAPLATVPAQVLLAAQAQPVADALRRHKTSARAVYDAGWQAAERAGAFDSLFFNARDELLEGGRSSVFVKVDGGWLTPPLDADILPGVMRAAVLADGMRYLGGAVREAVVTRAMVLGAEALALANSLRGVLPAELPAKA, encoded by the coding sequence GTGGCTGTCTCCCTGACCCGCTCGTCTTCTTCCTCAATCCCGCAAGCGCCCGTATCCGGCCCGGCCAGCGTCGCCCAGCCCTTCGTCCTGCTCGACGACGCTACCGCCGTATCCGGCGAGGCATCCTCGCGCCTGTACACCGGCTTCGCCCGCGAAGACGTGCTGCCAGACGCTTCAGCCCTCGGCTCGCTCGACGCCTTGCTGGCCGAAGGCTGGCGCCAGGGCTGGCACGCCACGCTGTTTGCGCCCTACGAATTCGGCGGCCCGCTGGTTGGCGTGCCGGTCCATGTCGATCAGGCATTGCCTTTGCACGATGGCGCGTTGCGCCTGTTGTGGTTCAGGGAGATGCATCGGCTGGACAAGGCGCAGGTCGCGCAATGGCTGGCGCAGTCCTCGGATGAGCCAGCCGGCTTGATGGATGTGCTGGCTGACACGCCGGAGCCGGCTTTCCATGCCGCCATTGCTCGCATCCACCAGTGGATCGAAGCTGGCGACACCTACCAGGTCAATTTCACGCAGCGCCTGCGCTTTGCCGAGTTTGGCGATCCGCTGGCGCTCTATTCAGCATTGCGTGCCGCGCAGCCGGTGCCCTACGGCGCGCTGGTGCGGTTGCCGGGCGATGGCTGGGTGCTGTCGCTGTCGCCGGAATTGTTCGTCCGGCATGACGGCCAGGGTCAATTGCTCACCCGCCCGATGAAGGGCACGGCGCCGCGCACGGGCGACGACGCACGCGATGCCGAGGCCGCGCTGGCGCTGGCGGCCGACGCCAAGAACCGCGCCGAGAACGTGATGATCGTCGACCTGCTGCGCAACGATCTGGGCCGCATCGCGGTGCCCGGCACGGTAGCCGTGCCCGATCGCTTCGTGGTGCAGCCCTTTGGCCCGGTGCTGCAGATGACCTCCACCGTCACCGCCAAGGCGCGCGCCGGCACCAGCCTGGCTGACCTGTTGCGCGCGCTGTTTCCCTGCGGCTCCATCACCGGCGCGCCCAAGCGGCGCACCATGGAGATCATCGGCGAACTGGAGCGCGCGCCGCGCGGCCTCTACACCGGCTCGCTCGGCTGGATCGACGCGCCCGGTGCGGGACAAGCGCAGGCATGGCCGGGTGCCTTTTCCCTGTCGGTAGCCATCCGCACGCTGGTATTGGGCGTGCAGGGTGCCGACGGACTGCGCGCGGGCGAGATGGGCGTGGGCGGCGGCATCGTGCATGACAGCGACGCCGCGGGCGAATTTGCCGAGTGCGGCTGGAAGGCGCGCTTCCTGACCGCGCACGATCCGGGCTTTACCTTGTTCGAAACCATGCGGGTGCAAGACGGGCAGTGCCAGCGCCTGGATCAGCACCTGGCCAGGCTGGCGGCTTCCGCGGCCTGCTTCGGCTTTGGCTTCGAGCGTGCCCGCGCGCTGGCTGCCGTGCATGCGGCCGTGGCGGCTCTTGGTGCCGGCACCTGGCGCTTGCGGCTGGCGCTGGACAAGGCGGGCAGCTTCACCGTCGCCCACGGCCTGCTGGCGCCGCTCGCCACGGTCCCGGCGCAGGTGTTGCTGGCAGCGCAGGCGCAGCCGGTGGCGGACGCGCTGCGCCGCCACAAGACCAGCGCGCGCGCCGTCTATGACGCCGGCTGGCAAGCTGCCGAACGCGCTGGCGCGTTCGACAGCCTGTTCTTCAATGCCCGCGATGAACTGCTCGAAGGCGGGCGCAGCTCGGTGTTCGTCAAGGTGGATGGCGGGTGGCTGACGCCGCCGCTGGACGCCGATATCCTGCCCGGCGTGATGCGCGCGGCGGTGCTGGCCGATGGCATGCGGTACCTGGGCGGGGCGGTGCGTGAAGCGGTTGTCACGCGGGCCATGGTGCTTGGCGCCGAGGCACTGGCGCTGGCCAATTCGTTGCGGGGCGTGTTACCCGCGGAGTTGCCGGCAAAAGCCTGA
- a CDS encoding HAD family hydrolase: MNLALFDLDHTLLPTDSDHEWGRFLVRLGVVDEEFYRRRNDEFFGHYKAGTLDIQAFLRFALAPLAANPRDRLEALRSQFMREVIDPVITPQARALVYKHLDAGDLCAVVTATNSFVTAPIAAAFGIKHLIATEPATANGKPDGAFTGEVAGIPSFREGKITRVEAWLKSMGTQWDAFENTTFYSDSANDLPLLEKVSEPIAANPDDRLRHHAAASGWRIMDLF; encoded by the coding sequence ATGAATCTGGCATTGTTCGACCTCGACCACACCTTGCTCCCGACTGACAGCGACCACGAATGGGGCCGCTTCCTGGTGCGCCTGGGCGTTGTCGACGAGGAATTCTACCGCCGCAGGAACGACGAGTTCTTCGGCCATTACAAGGCTGGCACCCTGGATATCCAGGCTTTCCTGCGTTTCGCCCTGGCGCCGCTGGCGGCCAATCCGCGCGACCGCCTGGAAGCGTTGCGCAGCCAGTTCATGCGTGAAGTGATCGATCCGGTCATCACGCCGCAGGCGCGCGCGCTGGTCTACAAGCATCTCGACGCCGGCGACCTGTGCGCCGTGGTCACCGCCACCAATAGTTTCGTCACCGCCCCGATCGCGGCGGCCTTCGGCATCAAGCACCTGATCGCCACCGAGCCGGCCACCGCCAACGGCAAGCCCGACGGCGCCTTCACCGGTGAAGTGGCGGGTATTCCCAGCTTCCGCGAGGGCAAGATCACCCGGGTGGAAGCCTGGCTAAAGAGCATGGGCACCCAATGGGATGCCTTCGAAAACACCACCTTCTACAGCGATTCGGCCAACGACCTGCCGCTGCTGGAGAAGGTCAGCGAACCGATCGCCGCCAACCCGGACGATCGCCTGCGTCACCACGCCGCCGCGTCAGGCTGGCGCATCATGGACCTGTTCTGA